The DNA window CAATTTTTCGCGCGAGATTATTTGCTCCGCCGATATGACCTGACAAAATGGGAATTACAAATTTTCCGGACTCGTCAATTACAATAACTGCGGGATCTTGAGTCTTGCTCGTGATATGACTCGAAATTGCCCGGACTGCTATTCCGACAGCAGAAATAAATATCAACGCATGAGAATTATTAAAATATTTTCCTGCCCAGTTAGTCAAAGGCGAGTCAATTAAATTTAATCGCGGGTCAAGACTCATGAATCTTTCAGGCACAAACACGCGCGAATCAAATTTTTCTGCGAGTCTTAAAGCTAAATTTACGCCGTTATTCGTGAAGGCTGCTATTTCTATATTCATGTGAAAAATTTTTGTCGTAGAGCTTTGATTTAGTGATTGACTCTTTCAGGAAATCCCCGACGAGAATCAATGCGCTTTTACTTATTCCGGAGTCTTTCGCGAGTTCTGGAAGAGTTAATAAATTTCCTGTGATAATTTTTTCTTCCGGCCAAGACGCTTTATAAACTATTGCCGCCGGAGTCGACGAGTCATAACCTTTTGCAATTAAATCATGACATACACTCTCAAGCATTCCAGCTGATAAGAAAAACGCAAGCGATTTATTATCGGGAACAGGGGTCCGGCCTTCTTTGCGTGAAATTATAAGGGTCTGGCTGACTTCCGGAATCGTAAATTCTGTCTCCAAACTTGCAGACGCAGCAAAAAGAGAGCTTACACCCGGTACAATCTCAAAATTTATATTTTTTTTGCGCAAAATATTTATTTGTTCATTTATTGCACCGAATAAAGCAGGATCGCCCGAATGCAAACGAGAGACAATCAAGCCCCTATTATGGCCGTCAATTAATTTTTCGATAATTTCATCAAGAGTCATGAAAGCGCTATCATAAATTTCACAATCTTCACGCGCATATTTACGCACTAATTCAGGATTCACGAGAGACCCCGCAAAAATTATCATTCCTGAACGTGATAAAATTTCCGCTCCCCTGACCGTTATTAAATCAACCGCTCCCGGCCCTGCACCGATAAAATAAATCACAGACTCACGACCTCAAGCCCTAAAGATTTTGCAAGTTTTTCGCACTCATCGAACTTGAATAATATAGTCTCTTTGCTGTGAGAGTCGCTCGATAAAATTACTTTTCCGCCCTTTTTCGCGATATACTCTAAAATT is part of the Synergistaceae bacterium genome and encodes:
- the cobM gene encoding precorrin-4 C(11)-methyltransferase, giving the protein MIYFIGAGPGAVDLITVRGAEILSRSGMIIFAGSLVNPELVRKYAREDCEIYDSAFMTLDEIIEKLIDGHNRGLIVSRLHSGDPALFGAINEQINILRKKNINFEIVPGVSSLFAASASLETEFTIPEVSQTLIISRKEGRTPVPDNKSLAFFLSAGMLESVCHDLIAKGYDSSTPAAIVYKASWPEEKIITGNLLTLPELAKDSGISKSALILVGDFLKESITKSKLYDKNFSHEYRNSSLHE